A window of the Miscanthus floridulus cultivar M001 chromosome 14, ASM1932011v1, whole genome shotgun sequence genome harbors these coding sequences:
- the LOC136503626 gene encoding uncharacterized protein yields MEAPRFLNEIFPQDQADLSWAPEGMDPNSSYRLAVRVGAYVKFTDDGGREYCQACNIPRILDRDMTNWNDLLIDIGTEINLSSKHKLRVTYWDNMSRTYEEITSDQKLLHAIDMYWEIRRLSVQVCVMKNDDSDCLHDIGRMQSMPCVLQGSTDAPANQIIAQPPLDIASSLVEPSVQNNAEVAWVDDDIEYVGLDDEDSVSDSSDCEVYGDVDCVGLEDELVVEDAQGCETIIHATDLENPTIKVGVTFADSTTFKKAIRQYAIKGEYEIAAPYSEAKRYRGYCKADGCKWRIHASQLQDGRTWQIKKIPVDHTCQSTGKVEKNCMATNHWVRDRVLDWLAKDATIGAKALQKRLQEQYHLQLSYWVVWDGRNMALEQLKGRWDDSFAHAFRFKAEVERTNPGSLVDIEYEQDRKKMKFTRMFVAFKASVDGFLNGCRPFLGVDSTHLTGKWKGQLASATAIDGNNWMFPVCYGVFGSETTENWAWFFSRLHQAIGSPPGLVISTDAGKGIDSAVTKVFKSGVEHRECMRHLVANFQKRFRGEVFEKHLWPACRAFQRHRFEEHYNLMYEACPEAMKWIHDNHKHLWTRHLFSEASKCDYVTNNIAETFNSWVRHEKSLNVIDLMDRVRQLCMEKMFLRRKIARKLEEKILPNVMKDLNARSRGLKYMWRYSHKDGGKDTDMLGEVEGVTRDLVHWRHSVDLEERKCTCRRWQVTGLPCTHALCIITSIRGCKIEDYVHEYYSVPKFKKAYEKSIKPMTDKKQWPQVNQGFKLWPPVLKRSAGRPRVRRLKPAAEGGSRKRTTRCKRCKQLGHMAKTCNEYVYDSDAPPPAPPKPKRKRGKKNATIVPSSISEPPQEQPSHVDPFATPTRAITSVPTTSPYVKEVVGI; encoded by the exons ATGGAGGCCCCACGATTCCTCAACGAGATTTTCCCCCAAGATCAGGCAGATCTTTCATGGGCTCCTGAGGG GATGGATCCTAATTCGTCCTACAGGCTTGCTGTGCGTGTGGGTGCTTATGTGAAATTTACTGATGATGGTGGTCGTGAGTACTGTCAGGCATGTAACATTCCTAGGATTTTAGACCGGGATATGACAAATTGGAATGACTTGCTGATTGACATTGGTACAGAAATTAATCTAAGCTCTAAACACAAGTTGCGTGTCACCTATTGGGATAATATGAGTCGCACTTATGAAGAGATCACTTCTGACCAAAAATTGCTTCATGCAATTGATATGTATTGGGAGATAAGAAGGCTCTCAGTACAAGTGTGTGTTATGAAGAATGATGATTCAGATTGCTTGCATGATATTGGACGGATGCAGAGCATGCCTTGTGTGCTGCAGGGAAGCACCGATGCCCCAGCCAACCAAATTATTGCACAACCTCCACTTGACATTGCATCATCACTTGTAGAGCCTTCAGTTCAGAACAATGCTGAAGTGGCATGGGTGGATGATGATATAGAGTATGTTGGGCTGGATGATGAGGATTCAGTATCTGATTCATCTGATTGTGAAGTGTACGGTGATGTAGATTGTGTTGGTTTAGAGGATGAATTAGTTGTGGAGGATGCACAGGGTTGTGAGACAATTATCCATGCAACTGACCTAGAGAACCCAACAATAAAAGTCGGTGTAACTTTCGCGGATAGTACTACTTTTAAGAAGGCTATTAGGCAATATGCAATAAAAGGCGAATATGAAATTGCAGCTCCCTATTCTGAGGCAAAAAGATATAGAGGCTATTGCAAAGCTGATGGGTGCAAGTGGCGGATACATGCTTCACAATTGCAGGATGGAAGGACTTGGCAG ATAAAGAAGATTCCTGTTGATCACACTTGTCAAAGCACAGGAAAAGTTGAGAAGAACTGCATGGCGACAAATCATTGGGTCAGGGACAGGGTTCTTGATTGGCTTGCAAAGGACGCTACAATTGGGGCTAAAGCATTGCAGAAAAGGCTACAAGAACAGTACCATCTACAATTATCATATTGGGTGGTGTGGGATGGAAGAAATATGGCTTTGGAACAACTCAAAGGGAGGTGGGATGACAGCTTTGCACATGCTTTCAGATTCAAGGCTGAGGTAGAGAGGACCAATCCTGGCAGTTTGGTTGACATTGAATATGAGCAAGATAGGAAGAAGATGAAATTTACCAGAATGTTTGTTGCCTTCAAAGCTAGTGTGGATGGTTTTTTGAATGGTTGCAGGCCTTTTCTTGGTGTGGACTCCACCCATTTGACTGGGAAATGGAAGGGTCAACTTGCATCTGCGACTGCTATTGATGGGAACAATTGGATGTTTCCAGTATGTTATGGTGTGTTTGGATCAGAGACAACTGAAAATTGGGCTTGGTTTTTTAGTAGACTTCATCAAGCTATTGGATCACCTCCAGGCCTAGTGATATCAACTGATGCAGGCAAAGGGATTGATTCTGCTGTTACTAAAGTCTTCAAAAGTGGGGTTGAGCATAGAGAGTGCATGAGGCACTTAGTTGCAAACTTCCAAAAGCGATTTCGAGGCGAGGTCTTTGAGAAGCACTTGTGGCCAGCATGTAGAGCTTTTCAAAGACATAGGTTTGAAGAGCACTACAATCTGATGTATGAAGCATGCCCTGAAGCTATGAAGTGGATACATGACAACCATAAGCATCTCTGGACAAGGCACTTGTTCTCTGAAGCAAGCAAATGTGACTATGTGACAAATAACATAGCTGAAACATTCAATAGCTGGGTTAGGCATGAAAAATCCCTCAATGTAATTGATCTTATGGATAGGGTAAGACAACTATGCATGGAAAAAATGTTCTTGAGAAGAAAAATTGCTCGGAAGCTTGAAGAGAAGATATTGCCAAATGTTATGAAGGACCTCAATGCAAGGAGCAGGGGGCTGAAATATATGTGGAGGTATTCACACAAAGATGGTGGCAAAGATACTGATATGTTAGGTGAAGTCGAAGGTGTTACAAGGGATCTAGTTCATTGGAGGCACAGTGTTGATCTTGAGGAGAGGAAGTGCACCTGCAGGCGATGGCAAGTTACTGGTCTGCCATGTACACATGCTTTGTGTATTATCACATCAATTCGGGGTTGCAAGATTGAAGATTATGTTCATGAATACTACTCCGTGCCAAAGTTCAAGAAAGCCTATGAAAAGTCTATAAAGCCAATGACTGACAAAAAACAGTGGCCTCAAGTGAATCAAGGGTTCAAGCTATGGCCTCCAGTTCTAAAAAGGTCGGCTGGGAGGCCAAGGGTGAGAAGGTTAAAACCAGCTGCAGAAGGAGGATCTAGAAAGAGAACCACAAGATGCAAAAGGTGCAAGCAGCTTGGACACATGGCGAAAACATGTAATGAATATGTTTATGATTCTGATGCACCACCTCCTGCCCCTCCGAAGCCAAAAAGAAAGAGAGGCAAGAAAAATGCCACAATAGTGCCATCTAGTATTTCTGAGCCACCACAGGAACAACCATCACATGTTGACCCATT TGCTACACCAACTAGAGCCATCACTTCTGTTCCTACAACAAGCCCT TACGTCAAGGAGGTTGTTGGAATATGA